Proteins co-encoded in one Dreissena polymorpha isolate Duluth1 chromosome 12, UMN_Dpol_1.0, whole genome shotgun sequence genomic window:
- the LOC127853686 gene encoding probable nuclear hormone receptor HR3, whose amino-acid sequence MHDSDNLIVTSDSTVERMDVNDLQISKEGMPMLIPEDMSNGLSSPSSASKWYLVPSAVIEQCTMPPGKLAIPMYLIMDQPTPQTCSQTLHMLLDQPPSQLCNQQSDLILDQSPPQTNHLPSHLIWNQSPPQTCNQPRHLILDQPPSQLCNQSIHLKLDQSPPQTHNQSSHMILDKLPTQTTEHTCRFSSQCSSTRDDMSSCDNSPPSSKSNLPINDVSELNGAKKKTKTKTLDFPPCQICDGESSGVHFGCYTCEACKNFFRRCMKKTSELSLESKKISTPHVCLTYRNCKISYKQSKTNCTACRFKKCIDLGMSSEKVQKGRKSLARRTETITKVKCMERHKESEFQDTIPPDIDLCKSNEAQLGMASHPSNYIEIYGPRLRYGVSDMLKSSGILRGTRSLVEEIVIKLDNIFIWGEDLATEELRESKMKEHYDKYSARAIAFGKMSNVSQEEYHHLLKNYGIDIDNQWEMLKRGQDFMEHFLDRYCDFAKELPNFSKLSLNDQISLLKHAYNGFCIVIGHPYYNSEYKVYIDLNGDVYHTDEISDKFVTRELVNAHAEL is encoded by the coding sequence ATGCATGATAGTGACAATCTTATAGTTACAAGTGACAGTACAGTAGAAAGAATGGATGTGAACGACTTGCAAATATCAAAGGAAGGTATGCCCATGTTAATTCCTGAAGACATGAGTAACGGACTTTCTTCTCCGTCATCAGCCAGCAAATGGTACCTCGTGCCGTCTGCAGTCATTGAACAATGCACAATGCCCCCAGGGAAGCTTGCCATTCCCATGTATTTGATAATGGATCAACCTACTCCTCAGACTTGCAGCCAAACGCTCCATATGCTTTTGGACCAGCCTCCTTCACAGTTATGCAATCAACAAAGCGATCTGATATTGGACCAATCTCCTCCGCAGACAAACCATCTACCAAGTCATCTGATATGGAACCAATCTCCTCCGCAGACTTGTAATCAACCACGTCATCTGATATTGGACCAGCCTCCTTCTCAGTTATGCAATCAATCAATCCATCTGAAATTAGACCAGTCTCCTCCGCAGACGCACAATCAATCAAGCCATATGATATTGGACAAGCTTCCTACTCAGACGACCGAGCATACGTGTCGCTTCTCATCCCAGTGCTCTTCAACACGTGACGATATGTCTTCTTGTGACAATTCTCCTCCTAGTTCCAAAAGTAATTTACCAATAAATGATGTTTCTGAACTGAATGGAGCAAAGAAGAAAACGAAAACCAAAACGCTCGATTTCCCGCCGTGCCAGATATGCGACGGTGAGTCTTCAGGTGTCCACTTCGGCTGTTATACATGTGAGGCGTGTAAGAATTTTTTCAGGCGATGTATGAAGAAGACAAGTGAATTAAGTCTTGAGTCAAAAAAGATTAGCACGCCTCATGTTTGTTTGACTTATAGAAACTGTAAAATATCGTATAAGCAATCAAAAACAAATTGCACGGCCTGTCGATTTAAAAAATGCATAGACCTGGGAATGTCATCCGAAAAAGTTCAAAAGGGGAGAAAATCGCTTGCGCGAAGAACAGAGACAATAACAAAAGTAAAATGTATGGAACGTCATAAAGAAAGTGAGTTTCAAGATACAATTCCACCAGATATTGATTTGTGTAAATCAAATGAAGCCCAATTAGGAATGGCATCACATCCTTCAAACTACATTGAAATATATGGACCAAGACTCCGTTATGGCGTTTCTGATATGCTTAAATCAAGTGGAATACTTCGTGGTACAAGGTCTCTTGTTGAAGAGATTGTTATAAAGCTGGACAACATTTTCATCTGGGGAGAGGATCTGGCAACTGAAGAGCTCCGCGAATCTAAAATGAAAGAACATTATGACAAATATTCTGCAAGAGCAATTGCGTTCGGTAAAATGAGTAATGTAAGTCAGGAGGAATATCACCACCtcctgaaaaattatggcattgATATTGATAACCAATGGGAAATGCTGAAGCGAGGTCAAGATTTCATGGAGCACTTCTTAGATCGCTACTGTGATTTTGCAAAAGAGCTACCTAATTTTTCAAAACTAAGTCTTAACGATCAAATCTCTCTGcttaaacatgcatataatggcttttgTATAGTCATAGGTCACCCGTACTATAATTCAGAATATAAAGTTTATATCGATCTAAATGGCGACGTCTATCACACAGACGAGATCTCTGACAAATTCGTGACGCGAGAGTTAGTCAATGCGCATGCCGAGCTCTAG
- the LOC127853695 gene encoding arginine kinase-like isoform X1, with amino-acid sequence MADNKSSLEELWKRISTSTSGSLMKKHLTPQVYAKLKDKVTNFGGTLADCIRSGCLHLKSHCGIYASDPDAYDTFSDVFYPILKEYHKVDKLEHPKPDFGDLNNLGFGDLDPKNEFINSTRIRVGRSHAGYGFPPTSSKQDRLEMERITVDALRTLRGDLAGKYFPLQGMTAAEEKQLVQDHFLFRNDDPVLGDANGYDDWPAGRGIFFSHNKRFLVWVNEEDHLRIISMQPGGNLAEVWQRLVKGLTTLEKKLTFAHHPKFGYLTFCPTNLGTTLRASVHIRIPNLSKHKDFKEICEKLNLQPRGIHGEHSDSEGGVYDISNKRRMGLTEIEAVQEMRRGVERIIELEKGLKTQK; translated from the exons ATGGCCGATAATAAGAGCAGTTTGGAGGAGCTATGGAAGCGGATTTCAACTTCGACCTCTGGATCCTTAATGAAGAAACACCTGACCCCTCAGGTCTATGCAAAGCTCAAGGACAAAGTGACCAACTTCGGAGGGACCCTGGCTGACTGCATCCGCTCAG GCTGCCTTCATCTGAAAAGTCACTGCGGCATCTACGCCTCGGACCCGGACGCCTATGACACGTTCTCAGACGTCTTCTACCCCATCCTCAAGGAGTACCACAAGGTCGACAAGCTCGAGCACCCTAAGCCGGACTTCGGTGACCTCAACAACCTGGGATTCGGCGACCTTGACCCCAAGAACGAGTTCATCAACTCGACCAGAATCCGCGTGGGCCGATCTCATGCAGGCTATGGCTTCCCGCCCACCTCATCAAAAcag GACCGACTGGAGATGGAGAGGATAACGGTTGATGCGCTGCGGACGTTAAGGGGTGACCTGGCTGGCAAGTACTTCCCCCTGCAGGGCATGACCGCCGCCGAGGAGAAACAACTCGTCCAGGATCACTTCCTCTTCCGCAACGACGATCC CGTGCTGGGAGACGCCAACGGCTACGACGACTGGCCGGCGGGTCGCGGCATCTTCTTCAGCCACAACAAACGCTTCCTGGTCTGGGTGAACGAAGAGGACCATCTGCGCATCATCTCCATGCAGCCCGGGGGAAACCTCGCAGAGGTCTGGCAGAGGCTTGTCAAG GGCCTGACGACGCTGGAGAAGAAGCTCACGTTTGCGCACCACCCGAAGTTCGGCTACCTGACGTTCTGCCCCACCAACCTGGGAACCACGCTGCGCGCCAGCGTCCACATCCGCATTCCCAACCTCTCCAAGCACAAGGATTTCAAGGAGATCTGCGAGAAACTCAACCTCCAACCACGAG GCATCCACGGCGAGCACTCGGACAGTGAGGGTGGGGTGTACGACATTTCCAACAAACGTCGCATGGGTCTGACCGAAATCGAGGCTGTACAAGAAATGAGAAGGGGCGTCGAGCGTATCATCGAACTCGAGAAGGGACTAAAGACCCAGAAATAG
- the LOC127853695 gene encoding arginine kinase-like isoform X2, whose amino-acid sequence MSAAEDLFKRLRNSGDECKSLLKKHLTPAVFEKYKNVKTVFGGTIAHCIASGCLHLKSHCGIYASDPDAYDTFSDVFYPILKEYHKVDKLEHPKPDFGDLNNLGFGDLDPKNEFINSTRIRVGRSHAGYGFPPTSSKQDRLEMERITVDALRTLRGDLAGKYFPLQGMTAAEEKQLVQDHFLFRNDDPVLGDANGYDDWPAGRGIFFSHNKRFLVWVNEEDHLRIISMQPGGNLAEVWQRLVKGLTTLEKKLTFAHHPKFGYLTFCPTNLGTTLRASVHIRIPNLSKHKDFKEICEKLNLQPRGIHGEHSDSEGGVYDISNKRRMGLTEIEAVQEMRRGVERIIELEKGLKTQK is encoded by the exons ATGAGCGCGGCGGAGGATTTGTTCAAACGGCTCAGAAATTCTGGCGATGAATGCAAATCTCTTCTCAAGAAGCACCTTACTCCAGCAGTTTTTGAAAAGTATAAGAATGTAAAAACAGTTTTTGGCGGAACGATCGCACACTGCATAGCATCAG GCTGCCTTCATCTGAAAAGTCACTGCGGCATCTACGCCTCGGACCCGGACGCCTATGACACGTTCTCAGACGTCTTCTACCCCATCCTCAAGGAGTACCACAAGGTCGACAAGCTCGAGCACCCTAAGCCGGACTTCGGTGACCTCAACAACCTGGGATTCGGCGACCTTGACCCCAAGAACGAGTTCATCAACTCGACCAGAATCCGCGTGGGCCGATCTCATGCAGGCTATGGCTTCCCGCCCACCTCATCAAAAcag GACCGACTGGAGATGGAGAGGATAACGGTTGATGCGCTGCGGACGTTAAGGGGTGACCTGGCTGGCAAGTACTTCCCCCTGCAGGGCATGACCGCCGCCGAGGAGAAACAACTCGTCCAGGATCACTTCCTCTTCCGCAACGACGATCC CGTGCTGGGAGACGCCAACGGCTACGACGACTGGCCGGCGGGTCGCGGCATCTTCTTCAGCCACAACAAACGCTTCCTGGTCTGGGTGAACGAAGAGGACCATCTGCGCATCATCTCCATGCAGCCCGGGGGAAACCTCGCAGAGGTCTGGCAGAGGCTTGTCAAG GGCCTGACGACGCTGGAGAAGAAGCTCACGTTTGCGCACCACCCGAAGTTCGGCTACCTGACGTTCTGCCCCACCAACCTGGGAACCACGCTGCGCGCCAGCGTCCACATCCGCATTCCCAACCTCTCCAAGCACAAGGATTTCAAGGAGATCTGCGAGAAACTCAACCTCCAACCACGAG GCATCCACGGCGAGCACTCGGACAGTGAGGGTGGGGTGTACGACATTTCCAACAAACGTCGCATGGGTCTGACCGAAATCGAGGCTGTACAAGAAATGAGAAGGGGCGTCGAGCGTATCATCGAACTCGAGAAGGGACTAAAGACCCAGAAATAG